A window of Companilactobacillus allii genomic DNA:
AAAATTGTAAGTACTGGTGAAGGATCAGAGAATCAAGAACGATTACGTGTGGAAGTTAAGCAACGTATCTTTAATGAATTATTTAAAAAATATAATACTGTATCCGCTAAACGATTAAAGGACTGGCTAATAAAAGAAAGTTATTATTCAGCACCTGAAATTCATGGATTATCTGATAAAACAAAATTCGTATCAAGTCTATCGAGTTATCGTAAACTATCCAAAATATTTGGAAATGACTTTGTAGATAATGTGAAAAATCAAGATCAATTAGAACAAATCATCGAGTGGCAAACTGTTTTTGAAGACAGAGAAATCCTCAAGTTAAAGCTCAATAAGTCTAACCAATATGATGAAAAACAAATCAATCAATTAGTAGCCATTAGATATCAAGGTTGGGGAAGATTTTCCAACAAATTATTAACACAATTATTTGTAAATACTAAAATTGGAAATGAGCATGAACCAAGTAATCATTCTATTATTGATTTACTATGGCAAACCAAGAGTAATCTCATGGAAATATTGCGTGATGATAAATACAACTTTGAATCACAAATCAAAGAATTAAATATTGAGGATAGTTCAGATAAAAAACCACTAGAATTAGTCAACGACCTGCATGGCTCTCCAGCTCTAAAACGTGGTATCTGGCAAGCCATCAGCATTGTTCAAGAATTATCTGAATTTATGGGACATGCCCCAGAACATATCTTCATTGAATTTACACGTGATGACCAAGACAGTTCAATAACTAAATCAAGATATAACAGCCTTAAAAAGCGTTATCAGGACATTAAACAAATGGTTACAGATTTAGCACCTACTTTGAAAGAATCTCTATTTCCTACTAAAGACCTTGAAGACCTAATGAAGGACAAAAGAAATTCCCTATCAAATCAGCGACTTATGCTGTACTTCTCACAAATGGGCAGAAGTCTATACAGTGATGCTGAAATTGATATTACCAGATTATTCACATCTGATTATCAGGTTGATCATATCCTACCTCAGTCATACATTAAAGACGATTCTCTTGAAAACAAAGCACTGGTTAAAGCTAGTGAAAATCAAAGAAAACAAGATGACTTACTATTATCCAAAGATATAATAGCAAATAATCTAACTCGTTGGGAATATTTGAAAAAAGCAGGTTTAATGGGACCTAAAAAATTTGCTAATTTAACTAGAACTGTAGTTACTGATAGACAGAAGGAAGGTTTTATTAATCGTCAGTTGGTTCAAACATCCCAAATGGTTAAAAATGTTGCAAACATTCTAGATTCAATTTACCCAGATACTCAAGTTATTGAGACTCGTGCCAGTTTGGGGATGGGATTTAGAGATTCCTTTAGTAATTTGAATAAAAAAACATGGCATTACGAACATCCAGAATTTGTTAAAAATAGGAACGTAAATGACTTTCATCATGCTCAAGATGCTTACATATCAACTATCGTCGGAACATATCAACTTAAGAAATACCCACGAGACAATATGCGATTGGTTTTTAACGCTTACTCTAAATTTTTTGAAGATGTAAAAAAGAAAACCAGACAAGAGCGTGGTAAAATTCCTGCTTACTCAAGTAATGGTTTTATTATTGGATCAATGTTTAATGGTAAAACTCAGGTTAATAAAAATGGTGAGATTATTTGGGATCAGCAAATCAAGGATAGTATTAGTAAGACATTCAAGTTTAAACAGTACAACATCACTAAACAAAACTATATTAATGATGGAGCCCTATACAAGCAAACTATTCTTAACAAAAACAACAAAGAATTAATTCCACTCAAAAAGGATCTTGATCCACATATCTACGGTGGCTACACTGGCGACATCACCTCATACTCTGTTCTTATCGATGTTGATGGCAAGAAAAAGCTGATAAGTATCCCCGTAAGAATTGCTCGTGAAATCACTGCCAAAAGGATAAATATTAAAGACTGGATATCTAATAAAGTAAAACACAAAAAGGAAATCCAAATACTCATTGATGTCGTTCCAGTTGGTCAGTTAGTAAAGAGTGGAGACAAAGGGCTTATTTCTTTACCATCCGGTACAGAAATAGCAAATGCAAATCAATTAATACTTGATTACAAAGAAACAGCACTTCTTTCATTACTAGAACATTCCACTCTAGACAATTACAGATTTATACTAAGTGGTGACAATGAAGATATTTTACAATCTATATATTCTGATTTGATTTTTAAAATCCAAAAATTATATCCACTTTATTCAAGTGAATCAAAACGTTTCAATGATAACTTAGATGAATTTAATAACTGCTCGATTTATGACCAATTTAATATCATCGAACAAATTCTGAATCTTCTTCACGCTAATTCAACTTGCGCCAACTTGAATTTTGGAAACATTAAATCAACACGCCTCGGTAGAAGATCCAATGGTTATGAATTTTCTGATTCTGACTTCATTTACAAATCACCAACAGGACTATATGAATCAATAATTCATATAGATTAACCTAAAAAAGTGCAAAAAAATAGCTCCCACGCGGGAGCGGTCACTTGAGACTATTTAACATAAATGTTGATTTTAACTTAGTATGTCATTCTTAGTAGTTTGAACAAGTTAATTATAAGTTATTCCTACAAAAAAATCAATATAGGAGAATAATCATGGGATGGGAAACGATATATATAACTTCAAGATCCAAACTATCTTATAAATCCAATCATTTGTTAGTACAAACGGTAGCTGACATTCAAGAAATTCCTTTTCATCATATTGGATGCATCGTTATTGCCACAACACAAGCAGTAATTACTGGTTATTTAGTTGAGAAACTAACTCAAGCAGATATTAAAGTTATTTTTTGTGACAGTGATCATAATCCATGTGCTGAACTAAATGGATATTATTCAAATAATAACCGTAATCAAAATATTGAAAAGCAATTTTCTTGGCCAATACCCAAAAAAGAACTTCTTTGGACTAGTATTGTTACCAACAAAATTGAAAATCAAATTAACGTATTGAAACAATATAACTTAGATACAACGGCTATCATACAAGAATTTAATCAAATAAAAGACAATGACAAAACAAACCGTGAGGCAGTAATAGCAATGAAGTATTTCCCAGCATTATTTGGTAGCAACTTTTCAAGAGGTAATAAAGAAGATAATATCAACAAAATGCTTAATTATGGATATACTATTTTGTTATCATCAGTCAATCAAGAGATAATTGCACAAGGATATCTAACACAATTGGGCATTCATCATCACAGTAATCAAAATGACTTTAATTTATCTAGTGACCTTATGGAGCCTTTTAGACAATTCGTCGATCAAATAGTAGTTGAACATAAAGATAGTGATTTTGATCTAGAAACAAAGCTAGATATATTAGCAGTCTTAGAAAAGCAAATATCATACAATGATAAAAATTACATTTTAAAAAATGCTATTAATCAACACGTTCAAAATTGCTTTAAGTTTTTAGACTCACAGAAGCTTTCTGTAGCTAAGGTGGACTTCAAAAATGAGGTGTAGAATTATGAGATTAATGATAATGTTTGATTTGCCAACATTGACTGCTCAAGATAGGAAGAATTATAGACAGTTTAGAAAGAATCTTCTAAATGATGGATTCATAATGATGCAAGAATCTATCTATACTTGTTTATTAGTCAATGGGACTTCCGCAAAATTCTTAGAAAATAAAATCAACGTCTACGCTCCAAAAAAAGGATTGATTCAATCTTTGATTATTACTGAAAAGCAATATGAAGCTATGCGATTAATCACTGGAGAAAAGAACAATCGACCCGAAAATCGTTTTGAAAGACTGGTGGTAATATGAGCCCTGAATCTATTACTATTTTCCCTTATAAGCCATTCGATATCGAATATGGTATGACTATTTTTAATCTTCAAAATGAGGAAGAATTCTCAAACTTATTATTTAATTTGAATCAATTAAAAAAACACGAAGCCTTTATTGATGATGTTGACCAATATATTCATTTTTATGTAGACGAAGAAGATAATTTAAAGACATCTCTTAAGCAAGTAGCCATGCTGGGTGATTTGACTAGTTATAATATCAATTCTGTCGGCAATTTGAAACTAGTATTTCAAAAGATCGTCGCTGATAACCAAGTAATTAACCGAGATAAACTAGAATCATTAAACAAATTAACGAACTTGTTTTTGATTCCATCAATGGTTACGACGAAAATTTTTATTATGATTTAATGCCAGAATTAACAAAATTACTTAAATCAAAAGAACTTTCAATAGATACTAGTAATTGGCAGAATTATTATGATAAACTTCAATCAGTTATTAGATTTTACGTAGAATTCGATAACAAAAGATTGTTATTATTTCATGGGTTAGAACGCCTATGTAGTTTGGAACAAATTAACGAATTGAATGATTACTTAAAATCCGTCGAGTTATCTGTAGTTAGTCTAGAATCATACCCAATGACATTGAAAAGGCCTGGTTTGAACACCCATGTTTATTCAATAGATGAGGATCATGTTAGATTTGATTACTAACATTTAAAGTTAACGTTAACTAGGTGGTTTTAGTAGTATGTCATTCTTAGTAGTTTAGAACCAAAAAAATTGGTAGTTCTTTCACAGGAGCAGTTTTAGTAGTATGTCATTCTTAGTAGTTTAGAACCAAAACGTTAAAAATAAACTGAGTCTCGTGTGTTTTAGTAGTATGTCATTCTTAGTAGTTTAGAACCCTAGAACTGCTGACAAAGCGACTTTTGACAGTTTTAGTAGTATGTCATTCTTAGTAGTTTAGAACCAATGAAGTACTAGTTAAGAACTTTAATATGGTTTTAGTAGTATGTCATTCTTAGTAGTTTAGAACCTGTTCTAAAAATACAAGAGGCAACCAAGCGGTTTTAGTAGTATGTCATTCTTAGTAGTTTAGAACCATATATGTCACGTAGCAAATCAGTAAACTTGTTTTAGTAGTATGTCATTCTTAGTAGTTTAGAACCTGGCGTCAGCGTCAATGTTTGCCATGTTGGGTTTTAGTAGTATGTCATTCTTAGTAGTTTAGAACCTGCTTTGAGTAATTCTTCGATTCTGTTCTCGTTTTAGTAGTATGTCATTCTTAGTAGTTTAGAACCAATGTTAAACAAGATTGAGAGTCAAGCTACGTTTTAGTAGTATGTCATTCTTAGTAGTTTAGAACCTGTAATATGCTATAGTGAGACTATTAAATAGTTTTAGTAGTATGTCATTCTTAGTAGTTTAGAACCATTTTTAACGTTCTCAATGAGTAATATTGAGTTTTAGTAGTATGTCATTCTTAGTAGTTTAGAACCATCTCCTAAAGCAACAATCACGCAGCTAGAGTTTTAGTAGTATGTCTTTCTTAGTAGTTTAGAACCAATATTGAGTGAGCCCCGTACAGTAACACGGTTTTAGCAGTATGTCTTTCTTAGTAGTTTAAAAACTTTGAATAGCTTTAAAAGTAATGGTAATAAGTTTTAGCGACACATAGTGTAATATAGATCCACACAAAATGACGTTGGTGATTGATCATCAACGCCATTTTTATTATTCAAAAATTAATGAAACTCAAAAAGAACATCACACCCTACACTATGGTTCAAGCAACTGAACAAATGAGGTATTATGATGCCCTTAAATCTACTTGAAATGGCAGACGAGAATATTGATATTATTGAATACCACGAAAATTCTATTGGTAAATATGATATAAAAGAATACCAAATAAACACAATTAATATCACATTTTGACCTACTCACCAATTAACACTTTTCATAGCTTCAGATTAGTCTAAAATGCTAATAAATTTAATTTATATGCTATGATTATATCATTATGATCAAGGAGGTGAATCTATCCTGATTAAGACCATGCCACAACTTCCCTATTACTATGGAACCAAAGTACGTATTTTTCCATCTAACAGTCAAAAAAGATTAATCAAGAAAAATAGTGACGCTAGTCGTTTTATCTATAATCAAATGGCCGGAATCAATCAAGAACTATATTTCCTTAGACAAGTTAAAATACCAATCAAAATTGTACAAAAACGTATTGACACACTAGAAGAGCGCTTGAGAAATCCTGCTACTGGAATTTCAAATATTCATGGTTGGCTTAATGATAAAGAACTAGATAGCCTAATGAAGGCCAATGCAATTAGAAACTATCGGTCAGCTTGGAGTATGTTTTACAAAGTACACAATACGGGAATACCAGTATTTCACAAAAAAGGAATTGAACAAAAATATCAGACTTCCTGTATGTATGCTGGCAAATTACCCATAACTAATATGAATAATGGCAATGTTCGGCTACTCAATAATCGATATATCCATCTACCTAAACTAGGAAACATACGATTTAAAGGTATGCCTAAAAAATTACTTTCTCGTAAAGAAAACATTCGCATTGGTACCACCACGGTCTCAATGGATTCTACAGGTTGTTACTATATCTCCTTACAACTGGCATCAGAACAACCATTTGTAACTGTGCTAAATATTAATAACAGCTCTCCAATCGGTATTGACTTGAATACCGATAATTTTATAACCGATTCTGATGGTAATACCATTGATAATCCACGTTATTATCGATCTATTAAGGGCAAACTAGCGAAGGCACAACAAAAGTTATCTCGTCGTGCACTACGTGCAAAAAGAGAGCATAGGTCATTATGCGACTCTAAAAACTACCAAGAACAACGCAAAATTGTTGCAACTATCCAACGTAGAGTAACTAATTGTCGTAAAAATTTCTTACATAATGTATCGACAACACTTATCAAAAACCACGATTTGGTTGTCGCTGAAGAGCTTCGAAGTAAGAATATGTTACAGAATCATGCACTTGCCATGAGTATTGCCGATGTTGGCTGGAAAATATTTTTAAATATGTTGACCTACAAGGCTGAACTTTACGGACAAAAATTTATTACTATTAGTCCATACAATACAACGCAGAAATGCAGTAATTGTGCATTTGTAATGCGCGGTAATCAGAAACTAACGTTAGCAGATCGAAAATGGACATGTCCAAAATGTTGTATGCACCATATTCGAGACCATAATGCTGCCAAAAACATTCTGAATAAAGGATTAATATTGAATTAAATCTCTAAAAAGTCTGTCTGGCAACCTGCAGACTATAAAGTCTTTGGTAATTGGCAAATAAGACCTATAAAGGCAAGTATTAAAAAAGATCTGACCAAATTAAAAATCTGGTCGGATCTTTTTACAAAACGTTACTTATCATCAATACTCTCAACCTCAGTATAATCAAAGTCCTTAGTATCATCGTCAAATTTAACAATCATATCACAAACTTCCTTAGGCTTCTCAATCATCCCCACATGACCAGCACCCAACAAATCCTTAATAACCAAGTGTGGCACACGGCCAATAGTAGCCTTTGCATCTTTAACACCGGCTTCAGTCAAGATTTGATCACCATCAGAGAAAATTGCCAATGTAGGCAACCCAACGACACGAAGACGCTTATTCAAGGCCTTTTCTTCCAAATATTCCTCAGCAATCTTCCCCAACTTCTTATCAGTTTTACGATTAACTGTATTGGCAGCATCGTTAACAACGTTTTGATTCTTCAATTTAGAAGTATCAAAATCTTTAGAGAAGTACAAGCTGGACTTAACTGGCGACTTAGCCAATTTACCAAGCAATGGAATGCTTGCTAGAGATGAATGAGCATCCATATCAGCGTATTTTGCGTTAGCTGGTGTATTTAGTAGCACAAACTTTGAAATAGCAAAGTCACGCAATTCTGCCATTCTCATAGCAATCAAACCACCGATACCATATCCAAATACCATGATTTTCTCAGTGATACGCAATCTAGCAATAACTTCCAACATGCTCCAAGCTTGCATATCAATATTGTACTTTCCGTCATCTGATAAGGTCGACTTACCCTGGCCCAACAGATCAAGCGCCACAACAGTATACTTTTCCTGCAATAATGGTGTTATCTCATCAAAATATTCAATCGTGCCATTAATCCCAGGAATCAAGGCAATAACTGTCTTCTCACTATCAAGATCTCCGGTAACTTTAACGTTTACCTTGCCCTTTGAAATTTCAAATACTTTTTCCAAATTTTATTCCTCTTTTATTTAATTTACTTTTTAAAATCACTTTGCTTACCTACAAAAATATACCGAACTTCTACAACATTTGCATTATTTTAAACATCTTTTTCTTTTTTTTCATAAAACAGAGTTTTTTAATTGACTTTTACCTTAAAACACGTTAAATTGGACTAGACCTGATAAAGAGATGGGAGATTAAAATATGAATATTATTAAAGTTCAAGATCAAGATTTAGGCGGTAAGGAAGCTTTCAATCTTATTGCTACAGATATTAAAAATGGAGCTAAGGTTCTTGGTTTGGCTACTGGTAGCAGCCCTATCACTCTTTACAAAGAAATGACAAATAGCGATATCGACTTCTCAAATATTACATCAGTTAACCTTGATGAATATGTTGGTTTGAACGCAGACAATGAACAAAGTTACCACTACTTCATGAAGGACCACTTATTCAGCAAGAAACCATTTAAGAATTCATACGTTCCAGATGGTTCAAACTCTGATGCTAAAGACGCTACTTCAAAATACGACAAGATCATTGAAGAAAATCCTATCGATGTCCAAGTTCTTGGTATTGGTAGAAATGGTCACATCGGTTTTAACGAACCCGGCTCACCACTTGATGGTAAGACAAGCAAGGTATCACTAACAGAATCAACGATCGAAGCTAACAAGCGCTTCTTCGATGATGAAAAAGACGTTCCCCGTTATGCTTACTCAATGGGTATCGGCTCAATCATGAAAGCTAAAAAGATCATCTTACTAGCTTACGGTGAAAATAAAGCTGATGCAATTGCCAAAACAGTTAACGGACCAGTTACTTCAGATGTTCCAGCTAGTGCATTGCAAAACCACCCTGATGTTACAATCATCGTCGATGGTGCTGCAGCAGCAAAACTTTAATTAAATTATTAAAAATTATTGATAGTCTTTTGAAATAATTAATTTTATTTCAAAAGACTTTTTTTTATTGACATAAACATGTCTAAACCCGTAATCTATAAAGGTTGCTTAGGAGAAAATATGTTAAAAAAATTATTTAAAAAAGCGGATTATAAACAATATATTGCTGACGATTCGCACTTTTCAAAGACTTTAACCAAGAACAATTTAATCGCCATGGGAATCGGCTCGATCATTGGTACCGGGATTTTCATCCTACCTGGTATCGTCGCATATGCAACTTCTGGCCCAGCTATTACTATATCATTTATTCTAGCCGCCATTGTTTGTGTTTTAGCCGCAATGTGTTTTGCTGAATTATCTT
This region includes:
- a CDS encoding RNA-guided endonuclease InsQ/TnpB family protein, whose amino-acid sequence is MKTMPQLPYYYGTKVRIFPSNSQKRLIKKNSDASRFIYNQMAGINQELYFLRQVKIPIKIVQKRIDTLEERLRNPATGISNIHGWLNDKELDSLMKANAIRNYRSAWSMFYKVHNTGIPVFHKKGIEQKYQTSCMYAGKLPITNMNNGNVRLLNNRYIHLPKLGNIRFKGMPKKLLSRKENIRIGTTTVSMDSTGCYYISLQLASEQPFVTVLNINNSSPIGIDLNTDNFITDSDGNTIDNPRYYRSIKGKLAKAQQKLSRRALRAKREHRSLCDSKNYQEQRKIVATIQRRVTNCRKNFLHNVSTTLIKNHDLVVAEELRSKNMLQNHALAMSIADVGWKIFLNMLTYKAELYGQKFITISPYNTTQKCSNCAFVMRGNQKLTLADRKWTCPKCCMHHIRDHNAAKNILNKGLILN
- the csn2 gene encoding type II-A CRISPR-associated protein Csn2 — encoded protein: MNGYDENFYYDLMPELTKLLKSKELSIDTSNWQNYYDKLQSVIRFYVEFDNKRLLLFHGLERLCSLEQINELNDYLKSVELSVVSLESYPMTLKRPGLNTHVYSIDEDHVRFDY
- the cas9 gene encoding type II CRISPR RNA-guided endonuclease Cas9 (Cas9, originally named Csn1, is the large, multifunctional signature protein of type II CRISPR/Cas systems. It is well known even to general audiences because its RNA-guided endonuclease activity has made it a popular tool for custom editing of eukaryotic genomes.), with product MNRKTTKYNVGLDIGTASVGWATTGNNYNLLKAKKRNLWGVRLFNTAETAADRRMNRSIRRRYRRRRNRLNWLDEIFSSELFKTDPGFLNRMKYSWVSKNDKSRTRDNYNLFIDKDFNDQTYYEEYPTIFHLRKRLIENPEKADIRLVYLAIHNILKYRGNFTYEHQKFDVSRMNDGLEYTLKELNQALDQFGLSFPNDTDFKLIGDILVKKDWNPSSKVSRIIKELNPTKDMKQFYTYVIKLLVGNKADLTKLFNIESNELSPISFSSNSIENDLATAEEVLSDEQYNIILLANSIYSTIVLNNILNGKTYISFAQVEKYTEHHEDLMKLKNIWRNDEDTAAVKKARNAYEKYLNNGKYTIQEFYKDIGKYLEEKDDDDSKNALEKIDNNKYLLKQRTSDNGVIPFQLNEAELIKIIDNQSQYYPFLKDNKDKILSLINFRIPYYVGPLQSKDKIQSKDKIQSKDKSGFAWMARKENGPIRPWNFDEKVDREKSSNNFIRRMTSTDTYLIGEPVVPKNSLIYQKYEVLSELNNVKIVSTGEGSENQERLRVEVKQRIFNELFKKYNTVSAKRLKDWLIKESYYSAPEIHGLSDKTKFVSSLSSYRKLSKIFGNDFVDNVKNQDQLEQIIEWQTVFEDREILKLKLNKSNQYDEKQINQLVAIRYQGWGRFSNKLLTQLFVNTKIGNEHEPSNHSIIDLLWQTKSNLMEILRDDKYNFESQIKELNIEDSSDKKPLELVNDLHGSPALKRGIWQAISIVQELSEFMGHAPEHIFIEFTRDDQDSSITKSRYNSLKKRYQDIKQMVTDLAPTLKESLFPTKDLEDLMKDKRNSLSNQRLMLYFSQMGRSLYSDAEIDITRLFTSDYQVDHILPQSYIKDDSLENKALVKASENQRKQDDLLLSKDIIANNLTRWEYLKKAGLMGPKKFANLTRTVVTDRQKEGFINRQLVQTSQMVKNVANILDSIYPDTQVIETRASLGMGFRDSFSNLNKKTWHYEHPEFVKNRNVNDFHHAQDAYISTIVGTYQLKKYPRDNMRLVFNAYSKFFEDVKKKTRQERGKIPAYSSNGFIIGSMFNGKTQVNKNGEIIWDQQIKDSISKTFKFKQYNITKQNYINDGALYKQTILNKNNKELIPLKKDLDPHIYGGYTGDITSYSVLIDVDGKKKLISIPVRIAREITAKRINIKDWISNKVKHKKEIQILIDVVPVGQLVKSGDKGLISLPSGTEIANANQLILDYKETALLSLLEHSTLDNYRFILSGDNEDILQSIYSDLIFKIQKLYPLYSSESKRFNDNLDEFNNCSIYDQFNIIEQILNLLHANSTCANLNFGNIKSTRLGRRSNGYEFSDSDFIYKSPTGLYESIIHID
- the cas2 gene encoding CRISPR-associated endonuclease Cas2 translates to MRLMIMFDLPTLTAQDRKNYRQFRKNLLNDGFIMMQESIYTCLLVNGTSAKFLENKINVYAPKKGLIQSLIITEKQYEAMRLITGEKNNRPENRFERLVVI
- a CDS encoding glucosamine-6-phosphate deaminase; its protein translation is MNIIKVQDQDLGGKEAFNLIATDIKNGAKVLGLATGSSPITLYKEMTNSDIDFSNITSVNLDEYVGLNADNEQSYHYFMKDHLFSKKPFKNSYVPDGSNSDAKDATSKYDKIIEENPIDVQVLGIGRNGHIGFNEPGSPLDGKTSKVSLTESTIEANKRFFDDEKDVPRYAYSMGIGSIMKAKKIILLAYGENKADAIAKTVNGPVTSDVPASALQNHPDVTIIVDGAAAAKL
- a CDS encoding alpha/beta fold hydrolase, whose protein sequence is MEKVFEISKGKVNVKVTGDLDSEKTVIALIPGINGTIEYFDEITPLLQEKYTVVALDLLGQGKSTLSDDGKYNIDMQAWSMLEVIARLRITEKIMVFGYGIGGLIAMRMAELRDFAISKFVLLNTPANAKYADMDAHSSLASIPLLGKLAKSPVKSSLYFSKDFDTSKLKNQNVVNDAANTVNRKTDKKLGKIAEEYLEEKALNKRLRVVGLPTLAIFSDGDQILTEAGVKDAKATIGRVPHLVIKDLLGAGHVGMIEKPKEVCDMIVKFDDDTKDFDYTEVESIDDK
- the cas1 gene encoding type II CRISPR-associated endonuclease Cas1; the encoded protein is MGWETIYITSRSKLSYKSNHLLVQTVADIQEIPFHHIGCIVIATTQAVITGYLVEKLTQADIKVIFCDSDHNPCAELNGYYSNNNRNQNIEKQFSWPIPKKELLWTSIVTNKIENQINVLKQYNLDTTAIIQEFNQIKDNDKTNREAVIAMKYFPALFGSNFSRGNKEDNINKMLNYGYTILLSSVNQEIIAQGYLTQLGIHHHSNQNDFNLSSDLMEPFRQFVDQIVVEHKDSDFDLETKLDILAVLEKQISYNDKNYILKNAINQHVQNCFKFLDSQKLSVAKVDFKNEV